The sequence AATCAGAGAGGCAACTGCTGCTAATGTCCTAATTATCTGGCCTCAGTGTTTTGGACCTGGAACAAAATTCTGGACCTTAACGAGTGGATTCAAAACTGCTGATgtagaaaaatctgttttctcagAACTAAACCGTTTCTTCTGCAGTCAGCATCTTATTCTCACTAAATATTCCTGAACTCCATCTGTTAAACCTGAATACCTGGTCAGGCTGCTGCATCTGTGTCCAAACAGAGCCGGGATCACCTGGAAGATGGACGGGGCCGCAGGCCGAGCAAGGCCGACTCATCCATAAACCAGCCAACCAGAGCAGAGAGGGCGGGACTAGACATGATTTACACCATTGAAGACGTCCCACCATGGTACCTGTGCATCCTGCTGGGACTACAGGTGAGAATCAGACTAAACCGGTCCAGTTCCAGCCAGAACGGTTCTGTCAGAACTCTGCAGACCATAAAGGGTCAGGTGGAATCTGACTGGATGATTCAGTTTACTTTGTCTTGTTCTTGATGAATACGTCACAAAGCAAAGATGTTCTTCAAACAGCCTAAAACGGTTCAGTCCATTTAAATCCTGTTCAGGAGTCCGATCCAGTAAATCTGGAGGTTCTGACAGAATCCTGCTGGAGCCGGTTTTCCCTAAAATAACTTCTAATTATTCTTGGCAGCAATAATCAAATGACCAATGAAGTCATTTTACTTCATTGGTCAACATTGAAGTGCAACATTGAAGAGTTTTAGGTTTTCCTCCCCCAGAGTTGATTTccaatcagttttatttgggGCGTTGCCAAGGAGATCCTGTTTTGGGTAGCGGATCTGAAGCACCTTCCTGTATGGGAGGCTGAGTCCTTGATCCTTGACAGGGAAGCAGCTCCATCACAGTGGGTCAGAACCAAACTGTAGCACGGCCAAAACTACCAGCGGTTGATCGGTTTCTTGAGACCAGAGAAGTTTCTGAGTCTGACATTGGTTTGGCAACGTTGCACACCGGAGCAAAAGTAATTTTACGGACAACTGGTTAATTTGATCAAAACTGCTCATCAACTGCCCACTGGGGACGGAACCACCATTTGGGTCATTGAGCTTTCTGCTGAGACTGAAGGGTGACACTTTTCTCATTGGTTCACAGCATTACCTGACATGTTTCAGCGGCACCGTGGCAGTCCCATTCCTTCTGGCTGAAGCTATGTGTGTCGGACGAGACCAAAACACTGTGAGTCAGCTGATCGGAACCATTTTCACCACCGTTGGAATCACAACGCTGATCCAGACCACTTTTGGAGTCAGGTAGGTCTCTGCTGAAGCTTCAGGAGAATATGAGGAGCTTACGACTAAAGTGAGTCTGTGCTTCCAGGCTCCCTTTGTTTCAGGCCAGTGCTTTTGCCTTCCTGATTCCTGCTCAGGCCATCCTCAGCCTGGACCGCTGGGCGTGTCCCAGTGAAGGTGATGTTTCATTTCTGAGCACTGATGCTTTGTTTCTGTAAGTAAACACGGTGAGTCTGAtatttctgggttttatttccaGATGTGATTTATGGGAACTGGAGTCTTCCCCTCAACACCTCCCATGTCTGGCACCCTCGGATCAGAGAGGTATGATGATGACCCAGGTGGTCAGGCATCTAGATATGGGTCAGGACTAATGAAATTCAAGTTTTAAGGGTCCACACTGACGCCAAGTTAACTTTTGACTCATACCTTGGTAGAATCTCTGCATCAGGAATCGtaagaaccaaaacaaaacccatCGAAACTCTGGACTCTTCAGACAACTTCAACAAGTTCTTAAAGAAGACTAAACTCTAAGGGTCTGAACCTGGTTCAGAGAAGGTAATGACAAACTCTGGACGGGACCAGAACTGGACCTCTGACTCTCTACTGGAGCCTGGTTCTCTTCTGTTGATCAAAGTCAGAAGTTgccaggttctgctgcaggtctgATAATATTAGACATTACTCAATCTTGTCAGACTTCAGTTTATCTTAAAACTGCATTGTTAAGGTGGTTCTGATCCATTTAGTATTTTATGGCACGGAGTCCTGGTGGAGTAGTATGTCACCTCTGAACCCCCACAGTGCCCTCCTGACCCCTAGCCAGCCTGCATCTTCTCCGCTGGGTTGGAGGAAATTCGTTCTTCAGGGTCTAAAAGATtctgtgatgtttctgttttctataGGAGCCCATGCTGgagatgttttattgtttgcttgTTTACAGATTCAGGGATCCATCATCATATCGAGTCTGGTAGAAGTTGTGATTGGTTTATCTGGATTGCCTGGTCTGCTATTGGAGTACATTGGTCCACTCACCATCACACCAACCGTCTCCCTGATCGGTCTGTCCGTGTTCACCACCGCTGGAGACAGAGCTGGGGCCCACTGGGGCCTGTCTGCTTTGTAAGACCCCTTTCCACCTATCAGCATCTCGACTTATCAGTTTGAAACACGTAACCCTTAACAGACATGTCTGTTTCTCTCAACAGGTGTATGTTACTGATTGTGCTATTTGCTCAGTACCTGAGGACAACATcatttcctgttcctgtttACAGCAGAAGAAAAGGACTGACGTCCACCAGAGTCCAGATCTTCAAGATGTTTCCTGTAAATGAGACTCCACAGAGGCGGTGAAGTCAGCGATGACGTGATGTAGTGATATTATCCTCTGAATCTCATCTCAGATCATCCTCGCCATAATGCTGGTCTGGCTCGTTTGTTACATTCTGACTTTGACTGACCTGCTCCCTAACGACCCGGATCGCTATGGACACAAAGGACGGACCGACGCTCGTGGGGACATCATGGCGTCAGCTCCCTGGTTCAGGATGCCCTACCCATGTAAGGGATTCGCCAAGGTGACGCCCCTGATGTAATAAAGACACAGGgctgatgatgatggtgatgtcCTACAGGTCAGTGGGGGTTGCCGGTGGTGACTGTTGCTGGCGTGTTGGGGATGCTGAGTGCCACCAT comes from Poecilia reticulata strain Guanapo unplaced genomic scaffold, Guppy_female_1.0+MT scaffold_131, whole genome shotgun sequence and encodes:
- the slc23a1 gene encoding solute carrier family 23 member 1 translates to MIGPPAQSSFRRTTAARMEDDTKSRDHLEDGRGRRPSKADSSINQPTRAERAGLDMIYTIEDVPPWYLCILLGLQHYLTCFSGTVAVPFLLAEAMCVGRDQNTVSQLIGTIFTTVGITTLIQTTFGVRLPLFQASAFAFLIPAQAILSLDRWACPSEDVIYGNWSLPLNTSHVWHPRIREIQGSIIISSLVEVVIGLSGLPGLLLEYIGPLTITPTVSLIGLSVFTTAGDRAGAHWGLSALCMLLIVLFAQYLRTTSFPVPVYSRRKGLTSTRVQIFKMFPIILAIMLVWLVCYILTLTDLLPNDPDRYGHKGRTDARGDIMASAPWFRMPYPCQWGLPVVTVAGVLGMLSATMAGIVESIGDYYACARLSGATPPPIHAINRGIFTEGICCIIAGLLGTGNGSTSSSPNIGVLGITKVGSRRVVQFGAGIMFILGTVGKFTALFASLPDPILGGMFCTLFGMITAVGLSNLQLVDLNSSRNLFVLGFSMFFGLTLPAYLDAHPKAIRTGVVELDQILTVLLSTEMFVGGFLAFCLDNTIPGTREERGLVQWSSSSTAPKSGPAPSPGSASYDFPVGMGVVRRTRWLRRFPICPTFTGFRVCEEDLPPEGEELAGQGEELADAPLPSTKV